The Pontibacter pudoricolor genome contains a region encoding:
- a CDS encoding SulP family inorganic anion transporter, producing MNIKPVNREKPIEPPEDLLPGEATLKRTVEESRQKQTKVSTLKDDANAGLTVAMNEIPDGMACGLLAGVSPIMGLFAAVYGCLVGGIFNSSKLMIISTTSAAAFLLYQLTQAYPEAQRVDALLLLVILSGALMILMGLLKLGNLVRFVSHSVMTGFLAGISILTILSQLPTLFAIPAEGANKVLQTINLFQKIHLTNWHALIPGLATIFFMLVLPRTPLGNKSAIVSIALPSLFIFFMKWADVEVVHDVGEIPNGLPPFRLPDFSLLQPALFSGALSLALISLIQAAGVSQSVPNPDGSRSNTSKDFISQGIANVTSGLFGGIGVGGSLGSTSLNIVSGARSRWAGIFSGLLVLALVLLLPALIGNVAMPVLAAIMIYAMANSLKLEENMQVWHAGWASRIGLISTFLVTLFMPVQYAVLIGVLLSFTLYFLTSSRLVKLHRRELVNESWFKEIAMPAEIESEAIHIFAVDGDLHFAGARILENQWPLIAPQTRRPVIILEMRGRNNIGATLTEVIENFYEKIKKAGGRFYITELGENSFAAFQAQATLEVLEGIELLKKEEIIGKSTIQAVQDAQDWLKGGEIANTKVLS from the coding sequence ATGAACATAAAACCGGTAAACAGAGAGAAGCCAATAGAGCCTCCGGAAGACCTGCTTCCGGGGGAGGCAACGCTCAAACGCACCGTTGAGGAAAGCCGCCAGAAGCAGACAAAAGTATCAACGCTGAAAGATGATGCCAATGCCGGACTGACGGTGGCCATGAACGAGATACCGGACGGAATGGCCTGTGGACTGCTGGCTGGGGTAAGCCCCATTATGGGGTTGTTTGCAGCAGTTTACGGTTGCCTGGTAGGTGGTATCTTCAACAGCTCGAAATTGATGATCATTTCCACCACCAGTGCAGCTGCTTTTCTATTATATCAGCTTACACAGGCTTACCCGGAAGCGCAGCGCGTAGATGCCCTGCTTTTACTGGTCATTCTCTCAGGTGCACTTATGATCCTGATGGGGTTGCTGAAGCTTGGAAACCTGGTGCGATTTGTTTCGCACTCTGTTATGACGGGCTTTCTGGCGGGCATTTCCATCCTTACCATCTTAAGTCAGTTGCCAACGCTTTTCGCTATCCCGGCGGAGGGGGCGAATAAAGTACTACAAACTATAAACCTGTTTCAGAAAATACATTTAACCAACTGGCACGCACTCATTCCCGGACTGGCTACCATCTTTTTTATGTTAGTGCTGCCCAGAACGCCCTTAGGCAATAAATCGGCTATAGTTTCCATTGCTCTGCCGTCGCTTTTTATTTTTTTCATGAAATGGGCTGATGTAGAAGTTGTGCATGATGTTGGGGAGATACCAAATGGATTGCCTCCCTTTCGGTTGCCCGATTTCTCTTTGCTACAGCCAGCCTTATTCAGTGGTGCGCTTTCCCTGGCTCTTATCTCCCTGATTCAGGCGGCTGGTGTGAGTCAGAGTGTACCTAATCCGGATGGTTCGCGGTCCAACACATCCAAAGATTTTATTAGCCAGGGCATCGCCAATGTTACCTCCGGGCTGTTCGGCGGCATCGGCGTTGGCGGCTCATTAGGGTCCACTTCGCTAAACATTGTATCGGGGGCCAGGAGTCGTTGGGCAGGCATCTTTTCGGGTTTGCTGGTGCTGGCACTCGTGCTGCTGCTCCCAGCTTTGATAGGGAACGTAGCCATGCCGGTTCTGGCGGCTATCATGATCTATGCCATGGCTAATTCCCTGAAACTGGAAGAGAATATGCAGGTATGGCATGCCGGATGGGCTTCCAGAATCGGCTTGATCAGTACCTTTCTGGTTACGTTGTTTATGCCCGTGCAGTACGCGGTACTGATCGGTGTCCTTCTCTCGTTTACCCTTTATTTCCTGACATCGTCACGGTTGGTAAAGCTGCACCGACGGGAGCTTGTAAACGAAAGCTGGTTTAAGGAAATAGCCATGCCTGCTGAAATAGAAAGTGAGGCTATACACATATTTGCGGTCGATGGTGATCTGCATTTTGCCGGTGCCCGGATCCTGGAGAACCAATGGCCGCTCATTGCTCCACAAACCCGGCGACCTGTGATTATCCTAGAGATGAGGGGCCGGAATAACATTGGTGCAACTCTGACCGAGGTGATCGAGAATTTTTATGAAAAGATAAAAAAGGCGGGAGGCCGGTTTTACATCACTGAACTGGGAGAGAACAGTTTTGCCGCCTTTCAGGCACAGGCTACCCTGGAAGTTTTAGAGGGCATAGAACTACTGAAGAAAGAAGAGATCATAGGTAAAAGCACCATACAAGCGGTTCAGGATGCACAGGATTGGCTTAAAGGTGGAGAAATCGCAAATACAAAAGTGCTCTCGTAA